AGAAGGAGAAGATGCCGAGCGAGTGCCCGTCCTCTTTAAGGCCATTAGCAGCCAAGAAGTCGATAAACCCCGCCTGCTTTTCTATAATGGAGACGATAGCGTCTATGCCGATAGCCTCCGTTTTTGGGGCGATACCCTCTTTGTGCACTTCAAAGAAACCGAAAACTACCTCCGCCTCATTCGAGAAGTAGACCTGATGGAAGGCAATTATATGGTGAAGGGCGCCGCCGCCAAAGGCGAGGACCTTCCCATTAAGCTCTATGCTAAGTTTAGCCGCCCACATCGCTTTAAGGATTTGCATATGGAACCCGCACATGATATCAATGGAAATTGGGCCTTAGATATTTTGGACCAAGAAGAAAACTTGATCCCTGGACAACTTAAGTTGCGGACAGATAAAAATACAGTCTATGCCGAGCTCAAATCAGGCATTAGCAAAAGCCCCATCCACTTAGAAGGCACGATCCAAAAGGACCAAATTAGACTTTCTGCCTTTACGGGCAAGGAACTGGTCTATATTTCGGCAGACCTTAGAGATGCCAATACCCTCGGCCGAGCTAAAATTCGCTACAATCAGCTGGAGTATGCCTGCTCTGCTAAAAAAATGAATCAATAATGTTGTTATTTGCCTTATTAGCCAGTTTGCTTTTGGTTGGTTTGGGGAGCTACTTTTTGCTGGCCCACTGGAACAAAAGACAAGAAAAGGCCATGCAAATACAATGGCAGTTTCTGCTCGACGAATATGCCCTCCAAAGCTTAAGCGCAGAAGAAGACGAGGCCTTTTTTCGCCTAGCCGCCAAAGGCGAACTAGCCGGCTTTCCGCTCTATATGGAGCAGTATAGCCGCAGCAGCAATAAAGCCGATAGCTATCAGTTTTTTGCCGAGCTGAGTCTCCCCAAAAATAGTCCGAAAACTTATTTGGGCCAAGAAACTCTGCTTAGCCAAATTCAAGCAGAATTAGGCTGGATAGATATCCAAATAGGAGAGGCCAAACTCGATGATAACTTCTTGCTCCGCTCAGAAAATGAGGCTTTTGTCCATCAGCTACTCAATGAAGAACTGATCCACCAACTCCTGCGCTTAGAGCGGCAATGGAAAGGACATTTTGAATGGGAGGCCAATACTCTCCGATTTGAAGCCTCTGCCATTTTGCTAGATGCAGAGGACCTGAAATGGGCCAAAGCGATGCTCAACCTCTTGGCATTATTGGCCAAAAAAACAATTAAATAGTAGAAAATCACCTTTTTGTCGAATATAAAGGAATTATCTGTTGAGTAAAGGGAAAGCTTAAGGCCATGGCAATATTTTTGAAGAAAATGTTAAGGAAATTGCCTATCTACTAAGCAATTAAGAATAATTCTACGTTCTAGTAATATACCTATAACTAGAGGCTTTATTTTTTATACCTTAGCTGCTCAACGCCCTACACCTATGAAGTACATATATGGACCTTTTGTCCTCCTCTTGTTCTGTCTGTATAGCTGCCAGCCAGAAATGAAAGATGCAGCAGCACTTAGCCAAATTCCTACAGAAAAGGAGTTGGCAGAACGCCCAGTTTTATCGCCTGCTCCTATGGCCGATAGTATCTCTCTTCGTTTAGAAATGAAGGAGCACTCTATTGAAATTGCCATGAAGGAGGAAGAGTTGGGCCAAAAGGAATTATCGGCAGAGCGCTTGGCCGCTTTGCGGGCTTGGTGGGAGCAGTTGCCCGAAAATGTGCAGCAGCAAATCCAAAGAAAAGAGGTGGAGCTCGAGCTGGTCACGCAGCTTAGCTCTACCGATGAGGCCAAAATGCAGCCCGAACAAACAGACCCTCAAATTGAGCAAACTGGTGAGGCCCTAGAAGAAATTATTGGCAGTAGCCCAGAAATGACGTTTAGAGTGAATACCACTTTACTCAATAAGACAGCAGAACTGGCCAGTACAGAGGGCTCTACTTCTATCCATATCCTGAAAAAGGTATCCACTGATTTGAAGAGTTTTGACCAAGAGGTGCATTTGACTACGGCCAGCATTCGCCAAGCTAATTTGCAAACGATGCAGCAATGGTGGATGAACTTGCCCGAAGATATACAACATAAAATCCAACAAGGCGAATTGCGGATCGATCTTAGTGCGGTGGCTTTGGACCGAGGTATTGAGTCGGCCGAGCTACTCGGCGAAAAGTCGCATCAGCAGGCGTTGTTGATGGGTGATTTGCTGCAACAAATTGTGGGTTTTTATCGCCAAGATGGAAAAAATTACCCCTTGGGCCGCATTCGCACTCAAGCGCTCATTGAGCCTTATCAAGAAGAGATGAAGCTAGACGAAAAAGTGAATACTTTGATTCGCCTACAGTTGCGCCCAGCCAATGAATTACCCGCTGGTCCAATTTAAACGCCTAGCCGCATTAACGCAAAGCGAGCTCAGCCATTTGGCTGAGCTCGCTTTTTTGTTGGCCTAGCGCTGTGGAGCAGTGCGGCGCAGCCGCAGACCAAAGCCCGAAGGGCTGCAGGGCCGAGCAGACCTGCGAGCTGCGCAACATAGCGCAGCAGCTTTAGCTGCTGAGGCCCCAAATCTTTAATAAATTACTTTGCCTCGAACCAAAGGGGGCTATCATCAAAGCGTTGGCCGTTATAATTGAAGCAAATCTCTTGGCCAGGTTCAATATCCTCGCCCGCATAAACATCAATAGATTGGCCATCTTTATTCATCTGATAATAGGCATTGGGCTGATAGGAGTGGTTGTACAAAGAGCCGTAGCCCAGGGCAATAGCGGCCTGTTTGCCCTGATCATCCCAGAGAAAATAGTAATCGTGCAAAAAGGTTTGATGAATTTTTTCTCGATCTTCATTAGAGAGGAGCAGGACGGGGCAGATCTCGATCAGGGTGTCTTTGGGAATATAATCGGCGGTAAAAACGCCGCGGCCCCCCTTGGGGCTATCCTTAAAATAGATAAAGTCTAATCGTTGCATCTTAATCGGCTTGATTTGGTCCAGAACTAATGCGACTTGCTCGTAAGGCGGGCAAATAAGCGGCCCCAGTTCCTATAGTTAAAACGGTAATAATGACAATCAGAAAGTCGCTTAGGCGCATGCTCACGGGATAAGATTGCACCACAAAGTTGCTGCCGGCCCCTTCTAGGGCCACCAAGCCAAACTCTTGCTGCAAAAGGCAAAGCAAAACGGCCATCAGGCAGCCGCCAAAGAGGCCAAAGGCAGAGAGTAAAAAGCCCTCGGCCAAAAAGATATTGCGCAAAAGCGATTTTTGGGCGCCCATGGCTTGCAAATGGGCAATATCGGCCTTTTTTTCAAGGACCAGCATCCAGAGCGCGCCCACCATATTGAAGGCCACCAAAAGCAGGGTGAAGGCAAAGATTAGAAAGCCCACCCATTTTTCCATATTGGTAATTTTATAAAAGGCCTCATCTTGTTGGTAGCGGTTTTGGACCTTAAATTTTGGGCCCATAATCTCCTGAACGGCAGCTTGAACGCTCTGCTCATTGGCGCCAGGCCGCAGGCGCAGCTCCAAAGCCGAGATTTCCCCCGCCCGATAAGCCAATACATCTTGGACAAAAGCCAGGGGCAAAATGGCCATATTATCATAGTCAATTTGCCGAACCGCATAAATGGCCCCCGGATAAAAGTTCCGCTTGCGAAAAGGCTCTCCCGTGGTGGCCGTATACTTTTTGAGCTCTCTTTTGGGCATAAAAATCTTTACCGGACGATCGCGTAGGGCCCGCAGCCCTAAGGTATGCTCCAAAGTAGCGCCGAGCAAGCCCACCGGCTGGCTATCATCGGCAAAGTCTTTGGGCAAAGGCCGCTTGCCCCGCTCAATGCAGGTATCCAAGCTCAAGACCTCCCAAAAACTAGGGTCTACCCCTTTTAGACTGCCCAAATTTTGCCGGCCCTCATACTCAAAAAGGGCAATTTCTTCTAAGGTTTGGCTAAGGGCCAAAATATCGGGATGATCTTGCAAATGCAAAATTTGCTCTTCTTCTGGAGAAAAAACTTTGCCCTCTATAGGCGAGACCAAAAGCTCCGGTTTGAAGCTATTCATCAGGCTTTGGAGCAATTCCTCAAAGCCATTAAAGACCGACATAATGACCAATAGGGCCATACTCCCTAGGCCAATCCCGAAAACCGAGATGGCAGAGATCAAATGAATGGCATTGGTCGATTTCTTAGAAAAAATATAGCGCAGGGCAATCCAAAAGGCTAAACGCATAAGTTGGGGAATTTAGTCCTCTTCACGGTCCTGCTGCGCCTCTTTCATCGAGCGCATCGTATTCTTTTCTCCATTGATTTTCTGAAAGAGCTTATCGATCTCTTCCACCTGGTCCAAGGTGTCATCAATAAAAAACTTGAGGCGAGGAATGCGACGCACCTGTTTGCGAATGCGCTTGCCCAATTCGGTCCGCAAACGCACCAAATTTTCCCACATTTCCTTAATCACTTCCTGCTTGTATACGCTATTATAGACGCTGAGGTAAATATAAGCAATCCCCATATCAGAGCTCATGCGCACTCGGGTAACGGTCACCAAAGCATCGCCATAAATGAGGCGGCCTTCATTTTGGAGGACCACAGAAAATTCTCTTTGAATCATAGCAGCTACTTGCCGCTGTTTTATCGTTTGCTGTTCCATTTCTATTATTATTTTATGCTGGTTTTGGGGCCTGCGGCCAGTTCGGCCTTTGGCCGCCCTTGGCCGCCGCTATGTTTCGGGGCTCGCAGGTCTGCTCGGCCCTGCGCGGGCTGCGCCCGCTGGGTCTGGCCTAACGGCCACCCCTACACAGCGCTAGGCCAATAAACGCCTAGCCAATGGGCCAAACGCAAAGGTAAAAAAGAGCGGGCAGCTTTTTTAATTTTATCGTTCAGAAGCTTAAAGCCCCAAATTTCCTTAATACTGACGAGCATTTTTAAGGCAGCATTGCTTATACTTTTTGCCACTGCCGCAGGGACAAGGGGCATTGCGGCCCAGTTTGCGCCCATTATAGCCAATCATGGCTTGGGCCGCTAGGCGAAAATGCTGTTTGGTATCTTGTTGGAAAATCTTTTGCATCAGCTCGTAAAGCTCGGGCTCTCTTTTTTGCATGACTTCGGGCCGCTCAAAGAAGTATTCGCTGGCCACGGCAAAAAATTCCACCTTATTAGTGGCCCCATAGGGATTCATATTCGATTTGCCCGCCTTGATGTTCTCAATTTCTTTGTGCATGACCTCTAGCCAAGGCTCCAAATATTGGTTTTGCAAAAAGACCTCGGGCACGCCATCGTAGTTGCCATCGGCGGCATCTAGCAAATGAGCAAACTCATGAATGCCCACATTGAGCTTATCGCCAGAATTTTGGAAGCCAGAAATTAGGGCCGGTTTAGAGAGAATCATCATGCCCTGCATCACGCCCGTGCCCACCATGCCCCAAACGGAGCGGCCATGGCCTTCGGTGCGAAAATTTTTATCAAAAGCGCCGGGATAAATGAGGATTTCGCCTAAGTTTTCATACTCCCAATCGGGAAAGCTAAAAACGGGAATTTCGGCGCTGGCGGCAGCTAGGACCAAAGTGAGGTCATCCACCTCAGTTTTGACGCCCGTGACTCGGGTTTCATGCAAAAAGATTTGGATTTCGGTTTCAAAGCGTCTTTTATCTACTTCAGAAAGAGCGCGATAAAAGGCCACATATTCCTCCAGAATCTCCCGCCATTTTTCGGGGAAAGGTGTGTTTTCTAGCTTTTGCCGCTCTCGGTATTTTTTGGTCAGAATGCTATATATATTATAGCTGACGACCAGATTGGTTGCAATTAGGATATAAAATAGTTCTGTACTAACTGCACTAGCATAAGTAAATAGATGAAAGGTCGCGCTAATAATAAGCACAATGGCTAGGGATAGCAGTTGATTGAGGCGGATTTTTTTGGCAGAGAGTAGCATAGGCAAATCTAAGATGAAGCTTGGAGTTTGGCTTGAAAATACCGCTTTTAGCTTAAAAACTGCTAGTTTTGCCCTCCAATATCTAGTTTATGATTTATACCGTATTGCGCCAGTTTGTTCGCTTATTGCTCTTTGGGTTTTTTCGCCGTATGTATTGGCGTCAAAAGCAGAGTTTGCCCAAAAATGGGCCTTTATTGATTATTGTCAATCATTCGACTGCTTTTACGGAAATGCTCATTTTGGGGGCATTTCTGCCCCGCTCTATTTATTATTGGGCCAGGGCGTCGGTTTTTAGCAATCCTTGGGCCCGTTGGTTTTATCGGCAAATTCACATTTTGCCCATCATGCGGGCCGAGGAAGGCCTGCGGAAGCTGGACCAAAATGTCCCGACCATACAGCAATCTCAGGCTTATTTAAAAGAGGGCTTGGCGTTACTCATTGCGCCAGAGGGAAATTGCGTGATGGAAAAGCGTTTGCGGCATTTTCGGACGGGAACGGCTCGTTTGGCGCTTTCTACTTTGGAGCAATTGCCAGCGGGCCAAGATTTGCAAGTTTTGCCCATTGGGGTCAACTTTAGCCATCATAAAAATTGGCGGGCCGAGGTCAAAATTAGCATTGGCGAGCGCTTTTCGGTCCGAGATTTTGAAGAAGATTACGAAAAAGACCCACAAAGAGGGGCCAAGTTATTGACCTACGCCATGCGAGAAGCCTTGGCCAAAGAAGTCATTTGGATAGAGCGAGAAGAGGATGAAGAACTGGCCGAATACCTCTACAGTTTTGCCCGTCAGGGCCAGGGCCAAGCCAGCGGCTTCCTACAGGCTGATGCGGGTGCCTTAGGCGAAGATCAGCGCTTAACCGAGCAGCTCAATGCCTTGGAGGAAGAGAAAAAAGCGCAGCATTTGGCCGCTTGTCGAGATTATTTTGGGGCTTTGGCCGAGCATAAATTGCCCTTGGCCATTTTTCAGCAAAACCCAATTTCGCCTGTTTTATTTATTCTGTTTTTGCCGCTTTATTTGGCGGGTTGGCTACTTTCTTGGCCCTTATTTACGGCTATTCGGGCCTTGAGGGCGCACTTTATTCGCTCGCCTAAAAGTCAGCATTTTTGGGGCCCTATGGCCATGGCCTTTGCCCTAGTTTGTTGGCTGCCCTACAGCTTAATTTGGAGTGTTTTGGGCTTGATCTACTTTGGTGGCTTGGGTTTGCTTTTGCCTGTATTGGTCCTTTGCCTAAGCTTATTTTATGTTCGGATGCGAGATGCGGCCCTTTTATTTTTGGCCAAACTGCGCTGGATGAAATT
This genomic interval from Saprospira grandis contains the following:
- the rbfA gene encoding 30S ribosome-binding factor RbfA, whose protein sequence is MEQQTIKQRQVAAMIQREFSVVLQNEGRLIYGDALVTVTRVRMSSDMGIAYIYLSVYNSVYKQEVIKEMWENLVRLRTELGKRIRKQVRRIPRLKFFIDDTLDQVEEIDKLFQKINGEKNTMRSMKEAQQDREED
- a CDS encoding SET domain-containing protein — translated: MQRLDFIYFKDSPKGGRGVFTADYIPKDTLIEICPVLLLSNEDREKIHQTFLHDYYFLWDDQGKQAAIALGYGSLYNHSYQPNAYYQMNKDGQSIDVYAGEDIEPGQEICFNYNGQRFDDSPLWFEAK
- a CDS encoding ABC transporter permease, giving the protein MRLAFWIALRYIFSKKSTNAIHLISAISVFGIGLGSMALLVIMSVFNGFEELLQSLMNSFKPELLVSPIEGKVFSPEEEQILHLQDHPDILALSQTLEEIALFEYEGRQNLGSLKGVDPSFWEVLSLDTCIERGKRPLPKDFADDSQPVGLLGATLEHTLGLRALRDRPVKIFMPKRELKKYTATTGEPFRKRNFYPGAIYAVRQIDYDNMAILPLAFVQDVLAYRAGEISALELRLRPGANEQSVQAAVQEIMGPKFKVQNRYQQDEAFYKITNMEKWVGFLIFAFTLLLVAFNMVGALWMLVLEKKADIAHLQAMGAQKSLLRNIFLAEGFLLSAFGLFGGCLMAVLLCLLQQEFGLVALEGAGSNFVVQSYPVSMRLSDFLIVIITVLTIGTGAAYLPALRASRISSGPNQAD
- a CDS encoding 1-acyl-sn-glycerol-3-phosphate acyltransferase; this encodes MIYTVLRQFVRLLLFGFFRRMYWRQKQSLPKNGPLLIIVNHSTAFTEMLILGAFLPRSIYYWARASVFSNPWARWFYRQIHILPIMRAEEGLRKLDQNVPTIQQSQAYLKEGLALLIAPEGNCVMEKRLRHFRTGTARLALSTLEQLPAGQDLQVLPIGVNFSHHKNWRAEVKISIGERFSVRDFEEDYEKDPQRGAKLLTYAMREALAKEVIWIEREEDEELAEYLYSFARQGQGQASGFLQADAGALGEDQRLTEQLNALEEEKKAQHLAACRDYFGALAEHKLPLAIFQQNPISPVLFILFLPLYLAGWLLSWPLFTAIRALRAHFIRSPKSQHFWGPMAMAFALVCWLPYSLIWSVLGLIYFGGLGLLLPVLVLCLSLFYVRMRDAALLFLAKLRWMKLGASQKESLQERGKSLLQALRQDFDF
- a CDS encoding zinc-dependent peptidase, which produces MLLSAKKIRLNQLLSLAIVLIISATFHLFTYASAVSTELFYILIATNLVVSYNIYSILTKKYRERQKLENTPFPEKWREILEEYVAFYRALSEVDKRRFETEIQIFLHETRVTGVKTEVDDLTLVLAAASAEIPVFSFPDWEYENLGEILIYPGAFDKNFRTEGHGRSVWGMVGTGVMQGMMILSKPALISGFQNSGDKLNVGIHEFAHLLDAADGNYDGVPEVFLQNQYLEPWLEVMHKEIENIKAGKSNMNPYGATNKVEFFAVASEYFFERPEVMQKREPELYELMQKIFQQDTKQHFRLAAQAMIGYNGRKLGRNAPCPCGSGKKYKQCCLKNARQY
- a CDS encoding redoxin, whose translation is MSKIWAFGSLSLSFLLTACFAIENGQGFQKIAPGGWRAVFMFGEGEDAERVPVLFKAISSQEVDKPRLLFYNGDDSVYADSLRFWGDTLFVHFKETENYLRLIREVDLMEGNYMVKGAAAKGEDLPIKLYAKFSRPHRFKDLHMEPAHDINGNWALDILDQEENLIPGQLKLRTDKNTVYAELKSGISKSPIHLEGTIQKDQIRLSAFTGKELVYISADLRDANTLGRAKIRYNQLEYACSAKKMNQ